ACCACGCAGCCGGTCGGCCTGGGCGGGGTCGCCGCCGGCGCGCTCCTCGATCAGCCGCTCCATCAGCGAGCTGGCGAAGGTCACCCCGGCCGCCTTCAGCACCGACAGGTCGACCGGGGCCAGCAGCGTGGGTGACGCCGGATCGCCCGCGCCCTCGGCCAGCGAGGCGGCGAGCACGTCGGTCAGCGGCCACCCTCGCCCCGGCTCGGCCTGCCGCAGCGCAGCGACCGGGTCGGGCTGCTCGAGCAGGTCCGAGATGGTGGGGAAGCTCGCGGAGACGTCGACCAGCTCCTCACCGCGGACGGTGACGACGCAGGGTCCCGCGACCGCGGGGTCCAGCACCCGGCCCACCAGCGTGGCCCGGCCGACGTCGGTGGGAAGCAGGTCGGAGAGGTCGTCGAGGAGGTTCATGGCGTCCTTGTCGGGTGGTGGGACGGGGGACAGGGGACCGGACCATCAGGCTCCCGGCGCAGAGGACGGCGCGTCGCACGGCCGGCGGTACCGGCCGCGAGGCCCACGTCGGCCGGGACGGGAGCGTCCGGCAGCGCACGTCCGCCCCTCACGTCGGCCGGGACGGGTGGGCCGGTGACCGGGCACGGACGCACGTTCGGCGTCCGTGCCCGGCCGGGCCGGGTCAGACGTTCGCGTACCAGGCCTCGACGGCCTCGACGTCGGTGCTGGCGTCGCCGGGGCGACCGAGCTTGTCGTAGTGGCGCTTGCGGGCCCGCATGTCGCTCAGCAGCACCGCCCGGGCGTGGGTGGCCACCTCCACCGCGACCTCGCGGGGCACCACGACCACCCCGTCGTCGTCGGCGCCCACGACGTCGCCGGGGTTGACCTGGGTGCCGCCGCAGGCGATCTGCGTCTGCGCCTCGACGGCCTCGATCCGCCCGGGGATGATGGTGCGGCCGCGACGGCGGGCCACCACCGGTGTGCCCTGGGCCTCGAGCTCGCCGGTGTCACGGGCGTAGCCGTCGGTGATGATCCCGACCGCGCCGCCGACGATCGTGCCCATGGCGTTCTCCGAGCCCCAGAAGCCGACCTCGGGGCCGCCGCCGGAGTCCATCACCACCACGTGGCCGGGGGTCAGGTCGTTGGGGAGGCGCTCGGCCGGGTACTTCTCGAACCAGAGCCGGTGGGCCGCGACGACGTCCTCGGTGCTGGTCAGCTTCCACATCGGCTTGTTGGAGGGGACGCAGCGCAGGGTGGCGGCCTCGCCGAAGAACTTCATGCCCCGCCAGAGCGGACGCACGTCGTGGTTCATCAGACCGATGTTGAAGTAGCCGATGCCGTCCATGGCGTCGACGACGTCCACCACCCGGAGGAACTTGTACAACGTCCCGAGCTGGTCCGGGTCCGCCTGGGTGTAGGGCAGCTCCGGGGCCTGCTGGAC
The sequence above is a segment of the Auraticoccus monumenti genome. Coding sequences within it:
- a CDS encoding RraA family protein; its protein translation is MTHTLPVQQAPELPYTQADPDQLGTLYKFLRVVDVVDAMDGIGYFNIGLMNHDVRPLWRGMKFFGEAATLRCVPSNKPMWKLTSTEDVVAAHRLWFEKYPAERLPNDLTPGHVVVMDSGGGPEVGFWGSENAMGTIVGGAVGIITDGYARDTGELEAQGTPVVARRRGRTIIPGRIEAVEAQTQIACGGTQVNPGDVVGADDDGVVVVPREVAVEVATHARAVLLSDMRARKRHYDKLGRPGDASTDVEAVEAWYANV